Within the Laspinema palackyanum D2c genome, the region TGAATGTGCGCTTTGACTGAAATTTTCGCAGCTTTTCGCATCAGTTCTAATTCTGCCGGACTTTTCACCAAGCGCAACGGATGTAAAATCGTCCCTGAATCTTGAATGGCAACGGGACCAGTTCCCCGCTTGGGATAGGTTCTCATCAACCGCTGCCAATGGGTGAGAACTGTTTCATTAAACTTGCGATCGCGCCCAACGTGATAGTATATGCAACTGGCTTTGATTAAATACTGCGGTAACTTTTCTTCCAGTTCACTAATCGGATAAGCTTCATCGGCACCATACCGTTCCTTTGCACCTTCCACTCCCATCCGGTATCCCGTCCACACCTCTTTTTCCGGGTCCTTCGGTTGCACAAATAGCACAAATTGATGTTCTTCGTGATGGGGTGCAAACACCGCCACCGCATTAGGTTCATTGAACCCGGTTAAATAGTAAAAATCACTATCCTGCCGGAAAGTATATTCCACATCATTGTGCATAACGGCCATCGGCGCACTCCGAAAAATCGCGGTCCCACTGCCAATTTTTTCCATCAATGCTTGCCGTCTTTGCTGATATTCTGCTGCTTCGATCATGGTCATATTCTAATCTAACGAGGTTTTCAGTGATTGCTGTCACAGAGTCCAGGTGTTTATTATCACAGATTTTCCCGATCGCGATCGGCCTGGTTTCCTGCAAAATAGCAGAAAGTAACATAAGGGAATCTACAATTTTTTTTAAGAGGATGCAGTAGCTGTTATGATTGACTTTCTGGTAGAATCTGCATTTAAAACCGGATGCCTCAGCGTTGAGTCCGAAGCATTAATCCGCCAAGTCCTCGCCACCAAAGGCTGTAAATCAGCGGACTTGGACTCCCTGGAAAAACTCTGGGAGGCACTCAACACCGGCTGTATTCGTCGCGAAGCAGGTTCCAAATTGGCAATGCCTCTACTAGAAAGGCGCTAAGGCCAGAGGGTATCTCCCCCCAATTTTAACTCATTGCATCCGGGCCGGTTTCTAACCGGCCTTGATTTTTAGGGGTTATCCGCCATCCCCCCATCCCCCTCATCCTCATCCCCCCATCCTCTAAAATATTCTATAGAGGAGAAAAACTTTGGAGGAATGCGCTTGACTACCCTAACTCCCCCTGTGGTAACGTATCGAATGCCTGCTGAATGGGAACCCCATCAGGCTTGTTGGTTGGCTTTTCCCAGTCATGAAGACCTCTGGATGGAGAGTTTAGAGGCGGCGCGTGGTGAATTTGTGGACCTCTGTCGGGCGATCGCTGACCCGGATCCCGTCTCCGGCGAATGTCGTGGAGAACAGTTAGAAATTCTGGTCCTGAATGAAGGGGTAAAAGCGATCGCTGAAGCGGCTTTAACCGGCATTTCAGCGCGATTTCATATTATCCCCTTTGGAGACATTTGGCTAAGGGATATTGGCCCAATTTTTCGCTTTGAACCCGATGGTACTCTCGCCACAGTCCGCTTTAATTTTAACGGATGGGGTGAAAAATATATTTTAGAGGGTGATGCTGAAGTGGCAGAAACCATCAGCGATCGCCTCAATTTACCCAGTTACCATTTCCCGATTACCCTAGAAGGGGGGGCGATCGAAGTCGATGGCGAAGGCACTTGTTTAACCACTCGGGAATGTTTGTTAAATCCCAATCGCAACCCCCAACTCACCCAAGCAGAATTAGAAGAAATTCTGCACGCTGCTTTTGGGGTTTCTAAGGTGTTATGGTTAAATCAAGGCTTACTTAATGATCACACCGATGGACATATTGACACCATCGCCCGATTTATTGCACCGGGTGTCGTCTTATGTATGGAACCCCGAGAGGCAGATGATCCCAATGCCGCAGTCCTCACCGAAATTGCTCAGAATTTGTCAGAAATGACCGATGCCAAAGGTCGTCCCTTGCAAGTGATTCGCATTCCTTCCCCGGGTAAAATTGTTGATGAAAATGGCGAAATTGTCCCAGCGAGTTATGCCAACTTTTATATCGGAAATCGCACGGTTGTGGTTCCCACCTACGGCGCAAAGTATGATCAAGAAGCAGTAGAGGCGATCGGCAAACTGTTCCCCACTCGCAGGACTATTGGGCGATCGGCCAAAGCCATTTTATTAGGCGGTGGTGCGTTTCACTGCATCACGCAACAACAACCGACTGGGAGGCAGCAACAACCGGCGGGGGTTTAAACCCCCGCCTAATAGCTAAAGTCGTCTAAAGACGACTGAAAGAAAGTTTTATCCAGTGGTATTTTTAGTCGGATTTATCCGACTTTAGCTATTAGCTGGGGGTTTAAACCCCCAGCGGTAGAGGCGATTCGCGAATCGCCTCTACAAACAACCCCCGGGGATTTAAACCCCCGCCAGACTCTTCACCCCTTATCCATCTTTTAACTCCAATGACTCAAATGGTTACGGTTGCTGCGCTACAAACCGCCTTTTCTGAAGACAAAAATACCAACGTTTCTCGCGTCACAGAATTGGTCCGAGAAGCGGCATCGAAAGGCGCTCAAATTATCCTCCCTTCTGAATTATTTGAAGGCTATTATTTTTGCCGCGAAGAACGGGATAAGTTTTTTGCTTGGGCGCATCCCGTTGAGGGACATCCGACAATTACCCACTTTCAAAAGATAGCGGCAGAATTAAACGTGGTGATTCCTGTATCATTTTTTGAAAAGGCCGGGCCCGCTTATTATAATAGTATCGCCATTGTCGATGCTGATGGAACGGTTTTAGGGATTTATCGCAAAAGTCATATTCCCGATGGTCCCGGTTATGAGGAGAAATTCTATTTCCGTCCAGGAAATACGGGATTTAAAGTTTGGAAAACCAGCTATGGGACAATTGGCGTGGGAATTTGTTGGGATCAATGGTTTCCAGAATGTGCCCGATCAATGGTGTTAATGGGGGCGGATTTGTTGTTTTATCCCACGGCGATCGGCAGTGAACCTTTGGATCCGGATTTAGATACCAAAGACCCTTGGCAACGGGTGATGATTGGTCATGCGGTGGCGAATATTGTCCCCGTTGTGGCAGCAAATCGCATCGGGACGGAAGAGGGACAAACCTTTTATGGTCATTCCTTTATTGCCAATCAACGGGGGGATAAGGTGGCGGAATTAGACCGCGATCGCCCGGGGGTAATTTGTGCCAGCTTTGATTTGGATGCGATCGCCCGAACTCGTGCCTCTTTTGGCTTTTTCCGCGATCGGCGTCCTGAACTCTACGGCGTTCTTTCTACTGCCGACGGAACACTTTAAGGTTCAAGATTTGACTCCCGCATAATACGGCCAAAAACACTGAAAATTGCACCACCACAATGCTAGGGCCCGAGGCAAAATTAAACAGTCCTGACCCTAGCATTCCCACCAGAGAACTGGTTGCCCCCAATATCACCGAAAGGGTAATAAATAGGGTAAAATGATGAGTGAGTAATTTGGCCGTTGCTGCGGGAATCACCAGAAACGCATTAATCAGTAAAATCCCCACCGCCTTGATAGAAATTGCCACAGTCAGAGACAGCAAAACTACAAACAAATAACGATGAATATCAACAGCAACTCCTTGAACTTGGGCCAGTTCTGGATTCAGGGTGAGTAAAATTTGCTGCCGCCAAGTTGAGAATAAAAACAGGCAACTAATAACCAGTAATCCCACAATTAAGAAAATATCAGTTTGCCCGATCGCCAGGATATCTCCAAACAACACCGCCATTAAATTTCCTCGATATCCGGGGATAAAACTGGTCAAAATTACCCCAATTGCCAAGGCCCCAGAAACGGCAATACTAAACACACTATCACTGGGTAATTTTGTGCGTTCGATTAAATACAAGGAGGAGAGTCCAAATAAGAGGGTAAACGGTAACAGCGTCCAATTCGGGTCAACCTGCAATAACACCCCTAACACGACCCCAACTAACGCCGAATGTCCCACGGCATGACTGAAAAACGAAAGTTGGCGCAACACTACAAAAGTACCGAGGAACCCTCCGAGAATTCCCAGCAAGACCCCACCGGCGATCGCCCGTTGCATGAAAGGGAAACTCAGTAATTCCAGGAAGTTTGTC harbors:
- a CDS encoding agmatine deiminase family protein; amino-acid sequence: MTTLTPPVVTYRMPAEWEPHQACWLAFPSHEDLWMESLEAARGEFVDLCRAIADPDPVSGECRGEQLEILVLNEGVKAIAEAALTGISARFHIIPFGDIWLRDIGPIFRFEPDGTLATVRFNFNGWGEKYILEGDAEVAETISDRLNLPSYHFPITLEGGAIEVDGEGTCLTTRECLLNPNRNPQLTQAELEEILHAAFGVSKVLWLNQGLLNDHTDGHIDTIARFIAPGVVLCMEPREADDPNAAVLTEIAQNLSEMTDAKGRPLQVIRIPSPGKIVDENGEIVPASYANFYIGNRTVVVPTYGAKYDQEAVEAIGKLFPTRRTIGRSAKAILLGGGAFHCITQQQPTGRQQQPAGV
- a CDS encoding metal ABC transporter permease; the protein is MMIANFLEIFNPFQGDLLLGNTAWTNFLELLSFPFMQRAIAGGVLLGILGGFLGTFVVLRQLSFFSHAVGHSALVGVVLGVLLQVDPNWTLLPFTLLFGLSSLYLIERTKLPSDSVFSIAVSGALAIGVILTSFIPGYRGNLMAVLFGDILAIGQTDIFLIVGLLVISCLFLFSTWRQQILLTLNPELAQVQGVAVDIHRYLFVVLLSLTVAISIKAVGILLINAFLVIPAATAKLLTHHFTLFITLSVILGATSSLVGMLGSGLFNFASGPSIVVVQFSVFLAVLCGSQILNLKVFRRQ
- the aguB gene encoding N-carbamoylputrescine amidase yields the protein MTQMVTVAALQTAFSEDKNTNVSRVTELVREAASKGAQIILPSELFEGYYFCREERDKFFAWAHPVEGHPTITHFQKIAAELNVVIPVSFFEKAGPAYYNSIAIVDADGTVLGIYRKSHIPDGPGYEEKFYFRPGNTGFKVWKTSYGTIGVGICWDQWFPECARSMVLMGADLLFYPTAIGSEPLDPDLDTKDPWQRVMIGHAVANIVPVVAANRIGTEEGQTFYGHSFIANQRGDKVAELDRDRPGVICASFDLDAIARTRASFGFFRDRRPELYGVLSTADGTL